The Euphorbia lathyris chromosome 2, ddEupLath1.1, whole genome shotgun sequence genome includes a window with the following:
- the LOC136220156 gene encoding uncharacterized protein: protein MVELMAPLRSSAIVDPGWEHGVAQDERKKKVKCNYCGKVVSGGIYRLKQHLARVSGEVTYCDKAPEEVYLRMKENLEGSRSSKKAKQSQDDTHSYLNFQYDDEDEPVGFKSKGKQIIGDGNLIVNLTPRSLGYVDPGWEHGVAQDDKKKKVKCNYCEKVVSGGINRFKQHLARIPGEVASCKSAPEDVYLKIKENMKWHRTGRRPRQPDSKPILALCKLSDDEDEEEEEEEEDEEVENAMLHKGKERLVIGDKRLGKDLRMTYKGMTSSNGSEPLFKKSRLDSVFMNSPHSLIPASCKQVKVRSKSSRKSRKEVISAICKFFYHAGVPLQAANSIYFHKMLELVGQYGQGLVGPQSQMMSSRFLQEEIATIRCYLLEYKASWAITGCSIMADSWVNIEGRTLINLLVSCPHGVYFVASVDASDMLEDALSLFKLLDKVVEEMGEENVVQVITENTPTYKAAGKMLQEKRTNLFWTPCASYCIDQMLEDFLKIKCVSECMMKGQKVTKLIYNCIWLLNLMKEFTQGQELLKPGTTRCTSSFATLQSLLDHRSSLKRMFQSSKWTSSRFSKSEEGKEVEKIVANATFWKKVQYVSKSVAPVMEVLQKVDSGELPSMPYIYNDMCRAKLAIKSIHGDDGRKYGPFWCVLEKHWNSWLLHPLYMAAYFLNPSYRYRPDFLAHSEVMRGLNECIHRLEPENMRQISASKQISEYNSAKGDFGTELAISTRTELDPAAWWQQHGISCLELQRIAVRLLSQTCSSFACEHSWSIYDHIHSQRHNRFAQKRVDDLVFVHYNLRLRECQLKKRWGSSTYVDGPLPERLLSDWIIETEKHSFQEDEECLYNENGGTYEERCEDDYIDYHDGFVDPQKGSLELVDMADIEPLDINPGGTSEDEEDEEEEDDDHNFFDDNMSD from the exons ATGGTTGAATTGATGGCGCCGCTCCGCTCCTCTGCAATTGTTGATCCGGGATGGGAGCATGGTGTTGCTCAAGATGAGAGGAAGAAAAAGGTGAAATGTAACTATTGTGGAAAGGTAGTTAGTGGTGGGATATACAGGTTAAAGCAACATCTAGCTCGAGTGTCCGGAGAAGTTACTTATTGTGATAAGGCTCCGGAGGAAGTATACCttagaatgaaagaaaattTGGAGGGAAGTCGTTCGAGTAAGAAAGCAAAACAGTCTCAAGATGATACGCATTCGTATTTGAATTTCCAGTACGATGATGAAGATGAGCCTGTTGGCTTCAAGAGCAAAGGGAAGCAAATAATAGGTGATGGTAATTTGATTGTAAATCTAACACCTAGGTCATTAGGATATGTTGATCCGGGATGGGAACATGGTGTTGCCCAGGATGATAAGAAGAAAAAGGTCAAGTGTAATTATTGTGAGAAAGTAGTTAGTGGCGGTATTAACCGATTTAAACAACATTTAGCCAGAATTCCTGGAGAAGTAGCATCTTGTAAAAGTGCTCCTGAAGATGTATaccttaaaataaaagaaaatatgaaatggCACCGAACTGGCAGGAGACCAAGACAACCTGATTCCAAGCCAATATTGGCACTATGTAAACTTTCggatgatgaagatgaagaggaagaggaagaagaagaagacgaggAAGTAGAAAATGCCATGCTTCACAAGGGCAAGGAAAGGCTTGTAATTGGGGATAAACGGTTGGGCAAAGATTTGAGAATGACTTACAAGGGGATGACTTCCAGCAATGGCTCGGAACCATTATTtaagaaatcaaggttggactCTGTTTTTATGAATTCACCGCATAGTCTGATACCAGCATCTTGCAAACAAGTAAAAGTGAGATCCAAGTCTAGCAGAAAATCTCGTAAGGAAGTTATTTCTGCAATTTGCAAATTCTTTTATCATGCAGGAGTTCCATTACAAGCTGCAAACTCTATCTACTTCCATAAAATGCTGGAATTGGTTGGTCAATACGGGCAGGGTTTGGTTGGTCCTCAGAGCCAGATGATGTCTAGTCGCTTCCTACAGGAGGAAATCGCAACTATAAGATGCTACCTACTTGAGTACAAGGCGTCCTGGGCAATCACTGGTTGTTCTATAATGGCTGATAGTTgggtaaatattgagggtaggACACTTATCAATCTTTTAGTTTCTTGTCCACATGGTGTGTACTTTGTTGCTTCGGTTGATGCTAGTGATATGCTCGAAGATGCGTTGAGTCTGTTTAAACTGTTGGACAAAGTCGTGGAAGAGATGGGTGAGGAAAATGTCGTGCAG GTAATCACCGAGAATACTCCTACGTACAAGGCTGCTGGAAAGATGCTTCAGGAAAAGAGAACCAATTTATTCTGGACACCGTGTGCCTCCTATTGTATTGATCAAATGCTTGAAGATTTTCTGAAGATCAAATGTGTATCGGAATGCATGATGAAAGGACAAAAAGTTACCAAACTGATTTACAACTGCATTTGGTTGCTGAATCTTATGAAAGAATTTACTCAGGGGCAGGAACTTCTGAAGCCGGGCACTACTCGGTGCACTTCTAGCTTTGCAACTTTACAAAGCTTGCTTGATCATAGAAGTAGTTTGAAAAGAATGTTCCAATCGAGTAAATGGACTTCCTCGAGGTTCTCAAAGTCGGAGGAGGGGAAAGAAGTGGAGAAGATTGTAGCAAATGCTACATTTTGGAAGAAAGTTCAGTACGTTAGCAAGTCGGTTGCTCCAGTAATGGAAGTACTTCAAAAAGTTGATAGCGGTGAACTTCCATCTATGCcgtatatatataatgacatGTGTAGGGCAAAGCTTGCAATCAAATCCATTCATGGGGACGATGGTCGAAAATATGGTCCGTTCTGGTGTGTGCTTGAGAAACACTGGAACTCATGGTTGCTTCACCCTTTATACATGGCTGCTTATTTTCTGAATCCATCATACAGATATCGTCCTGACTTTCTGGCG CATTCGGAGGTCATGCGTGGACTTAACGAATGCATCCACCGACTGGAGCCAGAAAACATGAGACAGATTTCTGCATCCAAGCAG ATTTCTGAATATAATTCCGCAAAAGGAGACTTTGGAACTGAATTGGCAATTAGTACAAGAACTGAGCTTGACCCAG CTGCGTGGTGGCAACAACACGGGATAAGCTGTTTAGAGCTGCAACGGATAGCTGTGCGCCTGTTAAGCCAAACATGCTCGTCTTTTGCTTGTGAACATTCGTGGAGCATATACGATCATATCCATAGCCAGAGACACAATCGTTTTGCTCAGAAAAGAGTAGACGATCTAGTCTTTGTGCACTACAACTTGCGACTTAGAGAATGCCAACTAAAGAAAAGATGGGGCAGCTCAACGTATGTTGATGGTCCGTTGCCTGAACGCTTGTTAAGCGACTGGATTATAGAAACAGAGAAGCATTCCTTCCAAGAGGATGAG GAATGCCTATACAAtgaaaatggaggaacatatgAAGAGAGATGTGAGGATGATTATATTGATTATCATGATGGGTTTGTTGATCCTCAAAAGGGAAGTCTTGAGCTAGTGGATATGGCTGATATTGAACCCTTGGATATTAATCCGGGTGGTACGTCTGAGGacgaggaagatgaggaagaggaagacgaTGATCATAATTTTTTCGATGATAATATGAGCGATTAG
- the LOC136220155 gene encoding uncharacterized protein isoform X3 encodes MREKKVDTSAPNQNLAYGMFAHLLLMVFELVKNSLSAVQERYMDSDKVAPHVRRCHYKGVGVQALVDFGLEGQDDFALFAPIARI; translated from the exons ATGAGAGAGAAAAAGGTCGACACCTCCGCTCCAAACCAAAATCTTGCATATG GTATGTTTGCACACTTGCTTCTTATGGTGTTTGAGTTGGTCAAGAACTCATTAAGTGCTGTTCAAGAGCGTTACATGGACTCCGACAAAGTTGCTCCTCATGTGCGTAGATGTCACTATAAAG GAGTTGGAGTGCAAGCGCTAGTTGATTTTGGACTGGAAGGACAAGATGATTTTGCTCTATTTG CACCAATTGCGAGAATTTGA
- the LOC136220155 gene encoding uncharacterized protein isoform X2 — translation MLIGMFAHLLLMVFELVKNSLSAVQERYMDSDKVAPHVRRCHYKGVGVQALVDFGLEGQDDFALFGYVMVYLFTFGYMLVKKLTCLYRRF, via the exons ATGCTCATTG GTATGTTTGCACACTTGCTTCTTATGGTGTTTGAGTTGGTCAAGAACTCATTAAGTGCTGTTCAAGAGCGTTACATGGACTCCGACAAAGTTGCTCCTCATGTGCGTAGATGTCACTATAAAG GAGTTGGAGTGCAAGCGCTAGTTGATTTTGGACTGGAAGGACAAGATGATTTTGCTCTATTTG GTTATGTAATGGTGTACCTCTTTACGTTCGGATACATGCTTGTAAAGAAGCTGACGTGCCTCTATCGCCGGTTCTAG
- the LOC136220155 gene encoding uncharacterized protein isoform X1 has protein sequence MREKKVDTSAPNQNLAYGMFAHLLLMVFELVKNSLSAVQERYMDSDKVAPHVRRCHYKGVGVQALVDFGLEGQDDFALFGYVMVYLFTFGYMLVKKLTCLYRRF, from the exons ATGAGAGAGAAAAAGGTCGACACCTCCGCTCCAAACCAAAATCTTGCATATG GTATGTTTGCACACTTGCTTCTTATGGTGTTTGAGTTGGTCAAGAACTCATTAAGTGCTGTTCAAGAGCGTTACATGGACTCCGACAAAGTTGCTCCTCATGTGCGTAGATGTCACTATAAAG GAGTTGGAGTGCAAGCGCTAGTTGATTTTGGACTGGAAGGACAAGATGATTTTGCTCTATTTG GTTATGTAATGGTGTACCTCTTTACGTTCGGATACATGCTTGTAAAGAAGCTGACGTGCCTCTATCGCCGGTTCTAG